In Mycobacterium sp. Aquia_216, a genomic segment contains:
- a CDS encoding cyclopropane mycolic acid synthase family methyltransferase encodes MTQKLEPHFADVQAHYDLSDDFFRLFLDPSQTYSCAYFERDDMTLEEAQLAKIDLSLGKLGLRPGMTLLDVGCGWGATMRRAVEKYDVNVVGLTLSKNQAAHVQKSFDEMDNPRSKRVLLAGWEEFDEPVDRIVSIGAFEHFGPDRYGDFFKMAYHALPGDGVMLLHTITDLTKQECIDRGLPISIELLRFIIFIQREIFPGGRLPKIPTVEEHSSDAGFTLTRRQSLQPHYARTLDLWAEALQARKGEAIEIQSEEVYERYIKYLTGCAQRFRDGYVDVNQFTLAK; translated from the coding sequence ATGACTCAAAAACTGGAACCGCACTTCGCCGATGTGCAAGCGCATTACGACCTGTCCGACGATTTCTTCCGCCTGTTCCTGGATCCGTCCCAGACCTACAGTTGTGCCTATTTCGAGCGCGACGACATGACGCTGGAAGAAGCCCAGCTCGCCAAGATCGATTTGTCGCTGGGCAAACTCGGGTTGCGGCCGGGGATGACGCTGCTCGACGTCGGCTGCGGCTGGGGCGCCACTATGCGGCGCGCCGTGGAGAAGTACGACGTCAACGTCGTCGGGTTGACCCTTTCCAAGAACCAGGCCGCCCACGTCCAGAAGTCGTTCGACGAAATGGACAACCCGCGCAGCAAGCGAGTCTTGCTGGCCGGCTGGGAGGAGTTCGACGAGCCCGTCGACCGCATCGTGTCGATCGGCGCATTCGAGCACTTCGGCCCCGACCGCTACGGCGATTTCTTCAAGATGGCCTACCACGCTCTGCCCGGCGACGGTGTGATGCTGCTGCACACGATCACCGATCTGACGAAACAGGAATGCATCGACCGGGGCCTACCCATCTCCATCGAGCTGCTCCGTTTCATCATTTTCATCCAGCGGGAGATCTTCCCGGGCGGCCGGCTACCCAAGATCCCGACGGTCGAGGAGCACTCCAGCGACGCGGGTTTCACGCTGACCCGCCGCCAGTCGCTGCAGCCGCACTACGCCCGTACCCTCGACTTGTGGGCCGAGGCGCTGCAGGCCCGCAAGGGCGAGGCGATCGAGATCCAATCCGAAGAGGTCTACGAGCGCTACATCAAGTACCTGACCGGCTGCGCCCAGAGGTTCCGCGACGGCTACGTCGACGTCAACCAATTCACCCTGGCGAAGTAG
- a CDS encoding cyclopropane mycolic acid synthase family methyltransferase produces MAKLKPYYEESQATYDISDDFFALFLDPNMVYTCAYFKNDDMTLEEAQLAKLDLGLGKLDLEPGMTLLDVGCGWGGAVVRAVEKYDVNVIGITLSRNHYARTKERLAAIPTTRRVEARLQGWEEFDEHVDRIISFEAFDAFKKERWPAFWDWAYKALPSDSRVLMHSIFTYPQSHWKEHGIPITMNDLKFLHFLGKEIFPGGQMCGEADIVDLSRNSGFSLGEVQLLPTHYARTLDMWAANLEANRDRAIAIQSEEVYNRYMRYLTGCAALFRKGISNVGQFTLIK; encoded by the coding sequence GTGGCGAAGCTGAAGCCGTATTACGAAGAGTCGCAGGCTACCTACGACATTTCGGACGACTTCTTCGCGTTGTTCTTGGACCCCAACATGGTCTATACGTGCGCGTACTTCAAGAACGACGACATGACGCTGGAAGAGGCGCAGCTCGCCAAGCTGGATCTGGGGCTGGGCAAGCTGGACCTCGAGCCCGGAATGACGCTGCTCGACGTCGGTTGCGGCTGGGGCGGAGCCGTGGTGCGAGCGGTTGAGAAATACGACGTGAATGTCATCGGCATCACGCTCAGCCGAAATCACTACGCGCGCACCAAAGAAAGGCTGGCCGCGATCCCGACTACGCGGCGGGTCGAGGCCCGTCTGCAGGGCTGGGAGGAGTTCGACGAACACGTCGACCGGATCATTAGCTTCGAGGCCTTCGACGCGTTCAAGAAGGAGCGTTGGCCGGCGTTCTGGGATTGGGCCTACAAGGCACTCCCCAGTGACAGCCGGGTGCTGATGCACAGCATTTTCACGTATCCGCAGTCGCACTGGAAAGAGCACGGCATCCCGATCACGATGAACGACCTGAAGTTCTTGCACTTCCTCGGGAAGGAAATCTTCCCCGGCGGTCAGATGTGCGGGGAGGCCGATATCGTCGACCTTTCCCGGAACAGCGGATTCTCCCTGGGAGAAGTCCAGTTGCTGCCGACCCATTACGCGCGGACTTTGGACATGTGGGCAGCCAATCTGGAAGCCAACCGCGACCGCGCCATCGCCATCCAAAGCGAAGAGGTCTACAACCGCTACATGCGCTACCTGACCGGCTGCGCGGCCCTCTTCCGCAAGGGCATCTCCAACGTGGGGCAATTCACCCTCATCAAGTGA